GATAACATCATGAGTAACACAACCTCCCCTTAAATGACCCTTTTCATGATTCTGTTCAGATAGGGCAATTTCATTTGGTTAATTCATGTTATTTTAGCAAATTAAGTGTTGCAAGTATTGGTGTTTATTTTACTTGAAACTTCATATAAAGCCATGAAATGAAACTACATACAAGCCATGAAAGTGAGGGCACGCTCTTTCTCATAATGGCAGCTTGTTGTGGTGTGGTAAGGGACCATTTAGGATAGTTCGTGGTGGCTTTCTCCAAGAGTTTCGGTGATGGTTCCCTGCTGGAGGCAGGATTGTGGGGCATTTTTATTGGTCTTAAGCTTTTTAAAAGTAGGGGCTGGTCAAGACTCAAAATAGCAATTTAATCTGATTCATCTGTTGCTATTCAGCTTGTGTAGTCAGGAAGAAGACAGACACATCCTTGTGCGATTGTGATCCATGAAATCAAGAGCTTGATTAATTTGAATGGCTGGATTTGTTGGAGCCATGTTTACAGGGAGGGAGGGCAATAAGGTTATGGATGCCTTAGCTAAGCATGAATTATCCGTACATGGGTGCACTCAGATTTTCGATGTTTCCCACATTTATTTTCATTGGAAAGAAATATCTAACTTTTCCATGTAAAAAACATGAAAGAGACTAAGAGCATCCGTTAATATTCTGATATGTGTGTGAAACACACTCCAAAGCACGTTAGAGAAGAAATTCTTGTCCCcgatgatagctcaagtgataagggctagggggacatatgagttgggtgggGAAGGTTTAGGGATTAATTCTTTGCGgctgcaatttatctttccgatgtaccaaaaaaaaaaagagaatctcCCTATGGTAACTTGTAGACTAATGTGATTTTAAGTCTAAGAGTAGATTCTGCAATATAAGCCCTTCCCTTCACAAGTTTTATAACCTTAGATTAAGTATAATTTCATGGTTCCCTATCATCTATCAGACATAACTGCTTAATGCTTATTCATGTGACAGGCATCTCTTCACCTAactctttttaatattttcttaattgGGGATAACAATCTTGATATATCATGGACAAACCGAGGAAAGCTTAAATATAAGACACATTTCAACCGCATATATAAATAGAACTAAGAGTATAACTGAATTAGCATATCAGTTTAATGTTGATGTAGAATTCTACTGAGAAGGAAACTTGAGACAGTCACATAGGTGAAAACACCATTCCACCACAACCATTAATTGTAATCAAAACCATATaccaaataagaataaaaacataaaatggAGATTTAAAAGACATTGGGTTAAGACTAGGTGTGCTATTACACACAAGTCAACCTTGTCCTAACTATATTTCTTTGTCTCTCCTTTTGTTATCACAGATAATACATGGTGTGTGATCACTTGGCCATCATGACCTTAACAAACTCCTCGTAGTTTATCTGGCCATCACCATCAACATCAGCCTCTCTTATCATCTCATCAACTTCTTCATCAGTGAGCTTCTCCCCGAGGTTGGTCATCACGTGGCGGAGCTCAGCAGCAGAAATGAACCCATTCTGGTCCTTGTCAAACACACGGAACGCCTCTTTCAGCTCCTCCTCAGAGTCGGTGTCCTTCATCTTCCTCGCCATGAGGTTCAGGAACTCGGGGAAGTCAATGGTTCCATTACCATCAGCATCTACCTCATTGATCATGTCCTGGAGCTCTGCCTCTGTTGGGTTCTGTCCCAATGACCGCATAACAGTTCCAAGCTCCTTGGTTGTGATGCTACCTGCAATGTACAAATTCAACACAGAGGCCCCCAATTAAGCACATGCTCACAAAGTTACAAGTCACACATCATGGTTTGGTTTCTAATGGTTCATCATGCTCACAATTAAACACGACGACTCATCGATTTCATCAAGATTAGACAGCTCAGGTAACCTAAAATTTGTCAAATTCCTTGACTGTAAATTTAGGATTTTCCTGAAGTCATGCAATCCAAATCCCAAAATTGCAGTCACAATATCAAGATTTGTGGTCTCCAAATGCCATTCTTAATAGAAAAGGATGAATTATTGGAGAAAATTACAGACAAGTTCTTGTAATTTGAAACTTTCTTCTCAAACTAAAAGGATCTGTCTCTAATTTCACTAATTCATCCCTTTCTAATGGtgatttatccataatttcataTTCTTTTGTAACATCAAAGATTGCAATTTGCAAATACCCattaaaaaaaatgcaattaacCACAGCAGCAATTTAAAAAATTGGATGAAAGGTTTGAAATTAGTGTTTGTACAATCTACATAAACAAAAAGTAAAttgtttcttaaattactatgaAACAAACTCATTTCGTTCATTTTCTATGTGTTTATTGAAACAACCCGAATCAGAAAAGCGTAAAAGCGTAgcaaaacataaattaacatGATCATGGTGATGAAACAATGAATCTGAAAAGCAAAAACATTCAGAATTTGAGAATACGGTTACTCACCATCGCCATCCTTATCGAACAAGCTGAAGGCTTCCTTGAACTCAGAGATCTGGTCATCGGTGAGTTGATCTGCCATTGTTGTGTGATGTGATAGGATAGGATTGGATTGAATTGgattttctctttctttgaATGGGTTGTGAAgaaagagagacagagagaCAGACAAGAAGAAGCTGAACGAACGAACGAACAAGGAGCAGAAGCGGTTTCGAATGCTCCGAGAAAACCTCTCCCCTTCTTATAATGTCCTTGCCATCAACACCGACCCCACTCTTTTCTTAATTTCATTTACCATAATTAGAATTCCAAtcctcctctttcttctttcaacCCCACAAATTATTTTTCACCAAACCGTgtttaaaacaaaattatagGATAGGTTTAAACCTTAATCCTACTATTTGCATCGACACAAATAAATGATGAGATGAACTACATGTGTCATGTAGTGGTTAGAACCTAAAGCATGTTGGCTCAGTTGGTATTTCGAATATTGGGTGTGCGATTTTCATTGTTgatgtatttctacttagaatatTGCGTGCGCGATTTTCACTCTTGATATGAGTTTTGTGCTGTGGACGATCTGTAAGTACCTTTGTGAGTGATTATGGTTCCGGATGCATACTCTGACACGTGGTGGTGACCGGAACAAAATCAACCTAAACTTTTTTTCAACGAAGAAAATGTGGTAGTGGTTGGTTAcatatttgatttgtttttatGTGAAGTTTTCTTGTTCGAGTTTTGTTTATGAGCTGACAAGGCTCGAGGAAACTAGTTAGACTAGGCCAGGTCGTAACCTTGGGAAAGGACTAGGATGGGGACGATGGATGTTGTAGAGATGAGGTTTGGAACTAAGTTGGTTCGAGGGGGGCTCGAGCATCGGTGATACCTGCAGAGATTCTGATGCTTAAGTCAGTAAAGGAAGTGGAGAGGATAGAAAAGTATAATGAGGAAACTAGAGAACAAACCTTATGAAGTTAATGAGTCCAAGTATTTGGATGACTTATTGGTCGTTGAATCTCTATAGCTCTATCATGATCTCACGAAGGTGGCTACACTCTATTGAGATGCGAGATGCTAAGCGTAAAGAGGGGGTCAAAGGGAAGTGCAAATTTACTTTGTTAGGGTTGATGAGGATGAGTCGCTTTCAACCTGTGTCCTTTGATGCCGCTCGTGACGCTCCACCGTCGGATACCGACTTGTCCTCCAAACATAAGCAGTGGATGATTGTGATCCATCCTAATGTTCATGGATCTCTAACACTACTCAGGCGTGGGTCCTCAGTCTCCTAATGTCGGTCCCTTGTTATCGTTAGAGTCAACATCCGATGATCGGCCCGGCTCGTCCGTCAGTAATATCTCCATCGTCATTTTACATAGTAGCCATCCATCGGCCACGACCCTTAAGGCCTCCTGAACAGTAGTCCCTTAACTCTGTCATCTACTCCGGAGATGGCCGAGCTAAATTTTATTATTGGTTTCTTGGCGGCCGACATTCACAAGTGGCCGACCCGTGACCTCCGAAATAGTCGTTCTCTAGCTCTATCATCTGCCCTAGAGACTACCGAGTTAAATGTTGTTATTGGGTTCTTGTTAACCGACATTTTTAAGTGGCATGTTGTGACCTCTGGAATAGTTTATAAAAGGAAACATTTGAAAGCCAATAGAAATTTGAGGTTATAATCATATTGTGTGTGGAAACGGTTGAGTGTTTAAAATATTTGGTTGTTATTCATTTTAATGCTATTATGTATCGGATTGAGCTTTGTTGTTGGTCCCCCACCATTTTAAAGCTATTAACTAAATTTGGTGTTGCCGCCCGGCAAATGGAAATGGAGGACGCGTTACACGGTTTGGACGCGAAGCGATGAGGTCGATCGCATGGCCCGTCTTCACTTTCACCGTTTCACGTCAAGTGCTGGTCTATTTTTGACTTTTTCATGTTATACTACTTTGTTTTCATCTGAGCAAATAATCAAATATATTTCTTCATTCCACGTTAAGAagttcaaaatttaaaaattaatgtatTCGAAAATTTCAAAATACGTTACTTTTACTTACATGAGTAAAATCAAGTACAAAAAAAACATACTTCAATAGTGTGCTAATCATTTACTATCTGCATGAGTGGGGTGTAGTTTATCACTTCCAAACACATATAACTTCTTCTATTTTCAAACGATTTTCTTTTAGTGTAGGTAAATGAttaagttccattcactctcaCTTAACTAGAAATAAAgttgagagaagagaaaataCGAGATGTAATTAGTGtgattaaagaaagaaaaaagattaaaaaaaatgaatgtggaAATTGTATTCGAGTGTAATAAATTATAGCTCGTGGTAAAACTAATCTAGTCTCGGGTCAAATACGAAAGAAGATATTTCAAATATCTACCCTTCTAGCACAACTTGTCGTTTGGATTTCTCTGAAGGTAATTGCTAAGTTATGCTAATGATGTTAGTGTTACCCGAATCAATTATAGCTGTATGCTCATGCCAAAAGCTGATAGTTGAAAATAAAATGTAACCTTCTTTATTGTTTGATTATATTTTCCCTCACCTTCTACGTTACCCTTTATGCCTACAACTTTATCAGATTATATTTTAACATGTTCCCACCGTTTTGTGCTGatgttttttttcattttctcttgcCTTTAGTTTtagagaaaatagaaaataaatgaGCGAACAATAGTAATTGCATAAATAACTCTAAGTGTAgtttttttctctgttttcttaAATTAATTTCATCTTACTATGTTTCTAAATTGTTGTGTTATGTGGTAATATAACCTTGAAAATGGCGATTGATATGTTTTGAATTATGTTAAGATGAgttgaaaatattgattttagtTTGAATTAGCGAGTTAGTCTTGATGCATGTGATCAAGCTAGATAGAAAGAATTAGTGGTATCGGTTAAATATTGCTTGGAGTTTTGCATTATATATGGAGTTCGATCAAGGAGTCCTATGAAGTGTTTTCTGATCTTGCTTTCTATGTGCTGCTGCtttgaaatttcaattttttatggaTTTATATAGCCTTTAAATGGAATTTTGAAAGTTGGAAGATAGATCATAGATGGTTTGCTCAATCAT
This is a stretch of genomic DNA from Lotus japonicus ecotype B-129 chromosome 1, LjGifu_v1.2. It encodes these proteins:
- the LOC130729978 gene encoding calmodulin-7-like — its product is MADQLTDDQISEFKEAFSLFDKDGDGSITTKELGTVMRSLGQNPTEAELQDMINEVDADGNGTIDFPEFLNLMARKMKDTDSEEELKEAFRVFDKDQNGFISAAELRHVMTNLGEKLTDEEVDEMIREADVDGDGQINYEEFVKVMMAK